In Rutidosis leptorrhynchoides isolate AG116_Rl617_1_P2 chromosome 2, CSIRO_AGI_Rlap_v1, whole genome shotgun sequence, one genomic interval encodes:
- the LOC139888117 gene encoding uncharacterized protein, producing MTDELGISFTNSFAKTIGKGDDTLFWKDLGDQQLCERYGRLFRLEINQDANMKLLDNWKPIINIVEKRLSAWKVNLLSFGARLTLIKSVLGYLGTYFFSFFRVPRGIIHHLESLRARFIWGGSKEERKIHWVKWDVINKSKEKGGLGVVRLDSLNKALLFKWRWRYVSCHNWLWIQVVKAIHGTQSDGLNPPVNRLVRGCWANINRSLHSLVVGKPSVVYSRLYALESNKCCTIRDHRSVDNWVWMRRRPLRSGAEMQEFNHMYNAINSVSFSSSPDTWVCNFLNHGAFSVRSLRHLLDEDEVETQPTTWCNLVPPKVNFFL from the exons ATGACTGATGAGCTAGGTATTTCTTTCACAAACTCGTTCGCGAAGACAATAGGCAAGGGTGACGATACACTATTTTGGAAGGATCTCGGAGATCAACAATTATGCGAAAGGTATGGTAGACTATTCAGACTCGAGATAAACCAAGATGCTAATATGAAACTTTTGGACAATTGGAAACCCATTATTAACATAGTCGAGAAGCGTTTATCTGCCTGGAAAGTCAATCTGCTCTCGTTTGGCGCACGCTTAACTTTGATTAAATCAGTTCTAGGATATCTCGGCACTTACTTTTTCTCCTTCTTTAGAGTGCCAAGAGGTATTATTCATCACCTTGAATCCCTCCGTGCTCGGTTTATTTGGGGAGGTTCTAAGGAAGAACGTAAAATTCATTGGGTAAAATGGGATGTCATCAACAAAAGTAAGGAGAAAGGTGGTCTTGGGGTGGTTAGATTAGACTCGCTTAACAAAGCTCTTCTCTTTAAATGGCGGTGGAGGTACGTTTCTTGTCACAATTGGCTTTGGATTCAAGTGGTCAAAGCGATTCATGGTACCCAATCTGATGGTTTAAACCCTCCTGTTAATCGGTTAGTAAGGGGCTGCTGGGCTAATATTAATCGATCTCTGCATTCTCTTGTTGTGGGTAAACCTTCT GTTGTATATTCTCGCCTTTATGCTCTTGAATCGAACAAATGTTGCACAATTAGAGATCATCGTTCAGTTGATAATTGGGTTTGGATGAGGCGTCGTCCTCTTCGGTCTGGAGCGGAGATGCAAGAATTTAATCACATGTACAATGCTATTAATAGTGTTTCTTTTTCTTCCTCTCCTGATACATGGGTCTGTAATTTTTTGAACCATGGAGCTTTTTCTGTTAGATCCCTTCGACACCTGCTTGATGAAGATGAGGTTGAGACGCAGCCTACTACTTGGTGTAATCTAGTCCCTCCAAAAGTAAATTTCTTTTTGTGA